Sequence from the Actinomycetota bacterium genome:
TCGACCGGCTCCTGGAACGGTTCCCGATCCTGGCGACACGCCGGCATCAGACGGCCGGCACTCTCTCGGGCGGAGAGCAGCAGCAGCTCGTCATCGCCCGGACCCTGATGTCGCGACCCAAAATGATCCTGTTGGATGAACCGTCGCTCGGTCTCGCTCCGGTGATCGTCGACGTCGTCTTCGACCTGATCCGCGAACTCAGGGACACGGACGGGCTGACGATGGTGCTCGTCGAACAGAGCATCTCCCACGCCCTCGACGTGTCGTCGCGAGTCTATGTGATGTCGACAGGCAAGATCGTGCGTGAGGGGACGGCCACCGAGATGGCCGCGGCGGCACACGAGCTCGAAGCCTCCTATCTCGGTGGTGATTCCCGGTGAGCCTCGAAGTTCTCGTCCAGCAGCTCTTGAACGCCCTCAGCCTCGGGAGCATCTATGCGCTCCTCGCCCTGGGCCTGGCGGTCGTATACAGCGTGCTCGGGCTGCTCAACTTTGCCTACGGTGAGCTCATCACCATCAACGGCTACATCATGTTCGTGCTGATCGGTGCGGGCGTCGGATTCTGGGTGGCGGCACTCGTGGGCATCGTCGCCGCCGTGGCCGCCTCGCTGCTCATCGAAAGGACCGCCTTCCGGCCGCTGCGCGGCGCGTCCGCCACGACCGTGATCTTCTCGTCGTTCGCCGTGTCGGTGATCATCCAGAACCTGATCCGCAACCTGGTCTCGCCCCGACCCAAAGGGATCGCCATACCCTCCTGGATGGACGGGGTCGTTGCAGTGGGCCCGTTCCGGCTGCCGGTGCTGTCGCTCATCACGGTGGCGGTGGCCCTCGTAGGGGGAGTGATTCTCACGACCCTGCTCACACGCTCCCGTCACGGACTCGCCATGCGTGCCGCCGCCGAGGACTTCACGACGGCACGACTCATGGGCGTCCGGGCGGGCCGGATGATCATCTTCGCCTTCGGCGTCTCAGGGCTGCTGGCCGGCATAGCCGGGTTCCTGTGGGTGGCGCGCCGGGGTGCCGTCACACCGACCATGGGATTCACACCGCTGCTCGAAGCGTTCATCGCCGTGGTTCTGGGAGGGTTCGGCAAGCTCTCGGGCGCCGTCTACGGCGGGTTCCTGCTGGCCTTCATCGAGGTCGCCCTGCACCTGCCGGCGCCGCTGCGCCCGTTCACGAGCGCCCTGACCCTGG
This genomic interval carries:
- a CDS encoding ABC transporter ATP-binding protein — encoded protein: MLDVQGLSAGYGPVEVLADLSLHVGEGEVVAVLGANGAGKSTLLNSLVGIVTPRSGSIVFDGRQIAGQATEDIVRGGLTLVPEGRNVFARLTVAENLLVGAYSQRGRNVKADLDRLLERFPILATRRHQTAGTLSGGEQQQLVIARTLMSRPKMILLDEPSLGLAPVIVDVVFDLIRELRDTDGLTMVLVEQSISHALDVSSRVYVMSTGKIVREGTATEMAAAAHELEASYLGGDSR
- a CDS encoding branched-chain amino acid ABC transporter permease, whose amino-acid sequence is MSLEVLVQQLLNALSLGSIYALLALGLAVVYSVLGLLNFAYGELITINGYIMFVLIGAGVGFWVAALVGIVAAVAASLLIERTAFRPLRGASATTVIFSSFAVSVIIQNLIRNLVSPRPKGIAIPSWMDGVVAVGPFRLPVLSLITVAVALVGGVILTTLLTRSRHGLAMRAAAEDFTTARLMGVRAGRMIIFAFGVSGLLAGIAGFLWVARRGAVTPTMGFTPLLEAFIAVVLGGFGKLSGAVYGGFLLAFIEVALHLPAPLRPFTSALTLVVVVVILFVRPQGLAKAVEGRVA